From Permianibacter aggregans, a single genomic window includes:
- a CDS encoding putative zinc-binding protein has protein sequence MAAGGKQPQPSEKPTVYSCSGCSSAAQLANDVAVSLDREGMATMSCIAGVGGDVKSLVRKATAGKPILAIDGCALACVRKSLQRHGVKPDAHVVLSELGVGKRQHQSYTSEESLRVRAQLIPVVQQLASTHGT, from the coding sequence ATGGCTGCTGGTGGCAAACAACCACAGCCATCCGAAAAGCCAACCGTTTACAGTTGCTCAGGTTGTTCCAGCGCTGCCCAGCTTGCCAATGATGTGGCGGTGTCGCTGGACCGTGAAGGCATGGCGACGATGTCTTGCATTGCCGGTGTCGGTGGTGATGTCAAATCACTGGTGCGCAAAGCCACAGCGGGCAAGCCTATTTTGGCGATAGATGGTTGCGCGTTGGCCTGCGTGCGCAAAAGCCTGCAACGACATGGCGTGAAACCGGATGCGCACGTGGTGCTGAGTGAATTGGGGGTTGGCAAACGTCAACACCAAAGCTACACCAGCGAAGAATCGCTACGGGTTCGAGCACAACTGATACCTGTGGTTCAACAGCTTGCCTCTACCCACGGCACTTGA
- a CDS encoding U32 family peptidase — protein MQISLGPVLYFWSKENLMEFYQQVANWPLQRVYLGEVVCSKRRSLRYQDWLQLAQDLADFGKQVVLSTMTLLEAQSELSMLQRYCDNGDWLIEANDMAAISLCTERQLPFVAGPHINIYSARAMAVLSKQGMQRWVLPVEMSAAQFAAIRHEAQQLNINMPETEVFAYGYMPLAHSARCFTARHHDLPKDDCQFRCQDDADGIAVFSQEGERVFTINGIQTQSGKKVDLRAQWSAMQALGIDAMRFSPQSEGMAEMINAFANSLVSGDTAITPPLEHCNGYWFGAAGMENTLAV, from the coding sequence ATGCAAATCAGTCTAGGCCCCGTGCTGTACTTCTGGTCAAAAGAAAACCTGATGGAGTTCTATCAGCAAGTGGCGAACTGGCCGTTGCAACGGGTTTATCTTGGCGAAGTGGTCTGCAGCAAACGGCGCAGCCTGCGCTATCAGGATTGGCTGCAGCTGGCGCAAGACTTGGCCGATTTTGGTAAACAGGTTGTGCTGTCAACGATGACACTACTCGAAGCGCAATCGGAACTCTCGATGCTGCAGCGCTATTGCGACAATGGCGACTGGTTAATCGAAGCCAATGACATGGCGGCCATATCGCTTTGCACCGAGCGACAACTGCCGTTTGTTGCCGGCCCGCATATCAATATCTACAGTGCCCGAGCCATGGCAGTTCTTAGCAAACAAGGAATGCAGCGCTGGGTGTTGCCAGTGGAAATGTCGGCCGCGCAGTTCGCCGCGATACGCCATGAAGCGCAGCAACTGAACATCAACATGCCGGAAACCGAGGTGTTTGCCTACGGTTATATGCCACTGGCGCATTCAGCCCGTTGCTTTACGGCCCGCCATCACGACTTGCCGAAAGATGATTGTCAGTTCCGCTGTCAGGACGATGCGGATGGCATCGCCGTGTTCAGTCAGGAAGGCGAACGGGTATTTACCATCAACGGTATTCAGACCCAGTCCGGTAAAAAAGTGGATTTACGCGCGCAATGGTCAGCGATGCAAGCCTTAGGCATCGACGCGATGCGCTTCAGTCCGCAAAGCGAAGGCATGGCGGAGATGATTAACGCTTTCGCCAATTCGCTTGTCAGTGGCGACACGGCCATCACGCCACCGCTCGAACACTGCAACGGTTATTGGTTTGGCGCTGCCGGCATGGAAAACACCTTGGCGGTGTGA
- a CDS encoding TIGR01212 family radical SAM protein (This family includes YhcC from E. coli K-12, an uncharacterized radical SAM protein.), whose product MPSNNGRRFAAASHNRMQLHHHLNSFGQYLRARHGGRVQKLALNVGFSCPNRDGSKGRGGCTFCNNASFTPHARQAPSLSEQLSSGRAHMQQQGATRYLAYFQAYTNTYADVETLDALYRSALQHQDIIGLAIGTRPDCVPDAVLDLLARYQDQGFDVWLELGLQSAFDSTLRRVNRGHGYAEYLDAVRRARSRKIPVCTHLIVGLPGEQAEHSLCTVNRVIDAGVDGLKLHPLHVVKGSQLANEWRRGEYQPMSFIEYVNLASEMIRRTPKSVLFHRVTATAQNQLLLAPDWCAHKWPVMNAIGENLARFGGQGHTLAGI is encoded by the coding sequence ATGCCATCGAACAATGGCAGGCGATTTGCGGCAGCAAGCCATAACCGCATGCAACTGCATCATCACCTGAACAGTTTTGGTCAATACTTGCGCGCGCGTCATGGTGGCCGCGTGCAAAAACTGGCCTTGAATGTCGGTTTCAGTTGTCCGAATCGCGACGGCAGCAAAGGGCGCGGCGGTTGCACGTTTTGCAACAACGCCTCATTCACTCCGCACGCACGACAAGCGCCCAGTCTTTCAGAGCAATTGTCGTCGGGCCGCGCTCATATGCAGCAACAAGGCGCCACCCGATATCTCGCCTATTTTCAGGCCTACACCAACACCTACGCCGATGTCGAAACGCTGGATGCGTTGTATCGCAGCGCGTTGCAGCATCAAGATATCATTGGCCTTGCTATCGGTACCCGGCCCGATTGTGTACCCGATGCGGTGTTGGATTTGCTCGCCCGATATCAAGACCAAGGTTTCGATGTCTGGTTGGAGCTCGGTTTGCAATCGGCATTCGACAGCACACTGAGGCGAGTCAACCGTGGTCATGGTTATGCCGAATATCTCGATGCCGTGCGACGAGCACGAAGCCGAAAAATTCCTGTCTGCACGCATTTGATCGTCGGCCTGCCCGGTGAACAGGCCGAGCACAGTCTGTGCACCGTCAATCGCGTGATTGATGCCGGTGTCGATGGCTTGAAGCTGCATCCGTTGCATGTCGTCAAGGGCTCACAACTCGCCAACGAATGGCGACGCGGCGAATACCAACCAATGAGTTTTATCGAGTACGTCAATCTGGCATCAGAGATGATCCGGCGCACACCGAAAAGCGTGTTGTTTCACCGCGTTACCGCGACGGCACAAAACCAGTTGCTGCTAGCGCCGGATTGGTGTGCACACAAATGGCCGGTGATGAATGCGATTGGAGAGAATCTGGCGCGCTTCGGCGGCCAGGGTCATACGCTTGCTGGCATTTGA
- a CDS encoding CocE/NonD family hydrolase, translated as MSTLLRRSQSASLFFIRGFIFLALIVTGNAMAGYQYQDGLRINSHDGVRLAASVFTPNDANFGNPAPAVVFINSWALEHHEYLLQAAKLADKGYVVLSYATRGFGVSGGLVNVAGPDDIKDARAVVDWLLANTPTDPSRIGIAGISYGGGISLLAAANDERLSAVVAMSGWADLSASLYGGNTPDMVFGGILVGAGYLTGRMDPIIATMYGNLLRHQNIPETLAWAGQRSPQTVIDALNARGVPIYISHNFRDELFEPNASMRFFSELTGPKKLDLNLGNHATAELGGLFGLRNHVWSNVQRWFDQWLRGQDTGILDEKPVSMAVKLDQQRDEFLSWPSAEVQNKAFYLSPRGWFSNGDLRTSPNNDYGNNTFNSGLLSGATAGIPVISSTFEAHLQAPIVSFIPGINRTLALVYESNRFNETQRIRGAPTLSLWLRPSNERFQTIAYLYDLDNWGFGTLITHGPVTVLDAVPGQDRQVQIELIATAYDLPAGHRLALAIDTADPQYSPPTLGFYQLTVPYSGSRQSRLVVPVRE; from the coding sequence ATGTCGACGCTTCTTAGGCGCTCGCAGAGCGCATCGCTTTTTTTTATTCGCGGTTTTATTTTCCTGGCATTGATCGTCACTGGCAACGCGATGGCGGGCTACCAATATCAAGATGGTTTGCGCATCAACAGCCATGATGGTGTTCGTCTAGCGGCCAGTGTGTTTACCCCTAACGACGCGAATTTCGGTAACCCGGCACCGGCCGTGGTGTTCATTAATAGCTGGGCGTTGGAGCATCACGAGTACTTGTTGCAGGCAGCGAAGCTCGCCGACAAAGGTTATGTGGTGCTGAGCTACGCCACACGCGGGTTTGGCGTTTCGGGCGGTCTGGTGAATGTCGCCGGGCCGGATGACATCAAGGACGCGCGCGCCGTGGTGGATTGGTTGTTAGCGAACACGCCGACTGATCCGTCGCGCATTGGTATCGCTGGTATTTCTTACGGTGGTGGTATTTCGCTATTAGCCGCAGCGAATGACGAACGCTTGAGTGCCGTAGTGGCCATGAGCGGTTGGGCGGATTTATCGGCGTCGCTATATGGTGGCAACACACCCGATATGGTGTTCGGAGGCATTCTGGTTGGCGCGGGTTACTTAACTGGCCGGATGGACCCAATCATCGCCACGATGTACGGCAATTTGTTACGCCACCAAAACATACCGGAAACCTTGGCCTGGGCTGGGCAACGCTCACCGCAAACCGTGATTGATGCACTGAATGCTCGCGGTGTGCCGATTTACATCAGCCATAACTTTCGCGATGAATTGTTCGAACCCAATGCCAGCATGCGCTTTTTCAGCGAATTAACCGGCCCGAAAAAACTGGATTTGAACTTGGGCAATCACGCGACCGCAGAACTCGGTGGCCTGTTCGGTTTGCGCAATCATGTTTGGAGCAATGTGCAGCGCTGGTTTGATCAATGGCTGCGCGGTCAAGACACCGGCATTCTTGATGAAAAGCCCGTGAGTATGGCCGTAAAGCTCGACCAACAACGCGATGAGTTTTTAAGTTGGCCCAGCGCGGAAGTGCAAAATAAAGCGTTTTACTTAAGCCCACGTGGCTGGTTCAGCAACGGCGATTTACGCACCTCGCCAAACAACGATTACGGCAACAACACCTTCAACTCAGGTTTGCTTTCCGGTGCCACCGCCGGCATTCCGGTAATCAGCTCGACGTTCGAAGCGCATTTGCAGGCACCGATTGTCAGCTTCATTCCCGGCATCAATCGCACACTGGCCCTGGTGTACGAATCCAATCGCTTTAACGAGACACAGCGCATCCGTGGTGCACCTACTCTGTCGTTATGGTTACGGCCCAGCAACGAACGCTTTCAGACCATCGCCTATTTGTATGACTTGGATAACTGGGGTTTCGGCACCTTGATCACCCACGGCCCGGTCACCGTGCTCGACGCCGTACCCGGCCAAGACCGGCAGGTGCAAATTGAGTTGATAGCCACCGCCTACGACCTACCGGCGGGTCACCGCCTGGCCCTAGCCATCGACACCGCCGACCCGCAGTACAGCCCGCCTACATTGGGGTTTTATCAGCTTACGGTTCCGTATAGTGGGTCGAGGCAGTCGAGGTTGGTGGTGCCGGTGAGGGAGTGA
- a CDS encoding OmpW/AlkL family protein yields the protein MNNKSKLLLAVVAALSSSLACAEESPWLIRFRVADLSPDTSSSAEVLPADIIDVSDKTIPDININYFFTDSVSLELVLTIPQEHDVTVGGAKIGTFKHLPPTLTAGYHFNTGGDFRPYVRAGINYTLLMDEDMDVGGAPVTLENDSIGFAYGAGFDWKLGSNWVLNADIKKIAIATDVFLAGTKIAELHVDPLLVGVGLGYRF from the coding sequence ATGAACAACAAATCCAAGTTGCTATTGGCCGTCGTCGCCGCATTATCCAGCTCACTCGCCTGCGCTGAAGAGTCACCATGGCTGATTCGTTTCCGCGTCGCGGACCTGTCGCCAGATACCTCCTCCAGCGCCGAAGTGCTGCCCGCCGACATCATCGATGTCAGCGACAAAACCATTCCGGACATCAACATCAACTACTTCTTCACCGACAGCGTATCGCTGGAATTGGTGCTGACCATTCCGCAAGAACACGACGTCACCGTCGGCGGCGCCAAAATCGGCACCTTCAAACACCTGCCACCGACACTGACCGCTGGTTACCACTTCAACACTGGCGGCGACTTCCGCCCCTATGTCCGGGCCGGTATCAACTACACCTTGTTGATGGATGAAGACATGGACGTAGGCGGCGCACCCGTCACACTGGAAAACGACAGCATCGGTTTTGCCTACGGCGCCGGCTTCGACTGGAAACTCGGCAGCAACTGGGTACTGAACGCCGACATCAAGAAAATCGCCATCGCCACCGATGTATTCCTGGCCGGTACTAAGATCGCCGAACTGCATGTCGACCCGCTATTGGTTGGCGTGGGTTTGGGGTATCGCTTCTAA
- a CDS encoding NnrS family protein, with translation MAQPIFIPLEMVANGKPPYPPVLALGFRPFYLLAAAWLVFAMPMWLLIYGHGLISESHLLGPIWHAHEMLWGFTSAVIVGFLFTAVSNWTNRPTPRGWPLLFIASLWLAARILLLTPWSEIGALVETLFFVAAAIGIAQPLFRSGNRRNYFFVGLLLIFALLSAAHHYSLLTDVVWFTARQIEFLMLTVVLLIITVITGRIMPMFTANAIQGAPVHKRSWLDRSAVVATLAMGLSLIFLPETISKWIAVAAALIHLFRWWGWAPHWTLRKPIVWILHGSYLWMPIGFLLYAIPGSWSPMASLLATHALTVGLIAGLCIGMMTRTARGHTGRPLQASKAEVTAYILTMAAAMIRVLLPMIWPEWYRLLTSLSGLLLTIAFAIYLVKFFPWLMQPRADRKPG, from the coding sequence ATGGCCCAACCCATCTTCATTCCACTGGAAATGGTCGCAAACGGCAAACCGCCCTACCCGCCTGTGTTGGCGCTCGGTTTTCGGCCATTTTACTTGTTGGCGGCCGCTTGGCTCGTGTTCGCGATGCCCATGTGGTTGCTGATTTACGGTCATGGTTTGATTTCGGAAAGCCATTTGCTTGGCCCCATCTGGCATGCCCATGAAATGCTCTGGGGGTTCACCAGCGCCGTTATCGTCGGCTTTCTGTTTACCGCCGTCAGCAACTGGACCAACCGCCCGACCCCGCGTGGCTGGCCATTACTTTTTATTGCTTCGCTCTGGTTGGCCGCAAGAATTCTGCTGCTCACGCCGTGGAGCGAAATCGGCGCGCTGGTGGAAACGCTATTCTTCGTCGCGGCAGCAATCGGCATTGCCCAGCCGTTGTTCCGCTCAGGCAATCGTCGCAATTATTTCTTTGTTGGTTTACTGCTGATTTTCGCTTTGCTTAGCGCCGCACACCACTACAGTTTATTAACGGATGTCGTCTGGTTTACTGCAAGGCAAATCGAATTCCTGATGCTGACCGTGGTGTTGCTGATCATCACCGTCATCACCGGCCGCATCATGCCGATGTTCACCGCTAATGCCATTCAAGGCGCACCGGTTCACAAACGCTCGTGGCTTGATCGCAGCGCCGTTGTCGCCACACTGGCAATGGGGCTTTCTCTAATATTTCTGCCAGAAACGATCAGCAAATGGATCGCGGTGGCAGCTGCATTAATTCATCTTTTCCGCTGGTGGGGCTGGGCACCGCATTGGACCTTACGCAAACCCATCGTCTGGATTCTGCATGGCAGTTATCTGTGGATGCCGATTGGATTTCTGCTTTACGCCATTCCGGGAAGCTGGTCACCAATGGCAAGTTTGCTGGCAACGCACGCACTAACAGTGGGCCTAATCGCTGGTCTTTGCATCGGCATGATGACTCGCACCGCACGCGGCCACACCGGCAGGCCGCTGCAAGCCAGCAAAGCAGAAGTCACGGCGTACATACTAACCATGGCCGCCGCCATGATTCGCGTGCTGCTACCAATGATCTGGCCAGAATGGTATCGCTTGCTGACCAGCCTTTCCGGCTTGCTGCTGACCATTGCCTTCGCGATTTACTTGGTGAAATTTTTCCCGTGGCTAATGCAACCACGCGCCGATCGTAAACCGGGCTAA
- a CDS encoding IS256 family transposase, producing the protein MKPEKPVSTHTTLDELLDRCKSTEDFQALTKVLFKQVAERALKAEMEQHLGYDKHAVKGRNSGNSRNGRSTKQVQTEHGPLDIEVPRDRNAEFEPRFIGKHQRRVGSITDAIVRLYSYGMSQRDIHDYLQETYGNAVSPALISQVTEQVMDEVQQWQKRPLDSTYAIVYLDALVTKSRQDGMVGNRSVYVALGINMRGEKEILGLWLASSEGAKFWLSVINELKNRGVNDVLIACVDGLKGFSEAINAVYPQTHVQQCIVHQVRHSLHFVPWKERKAVAADLRLIYRAATESEAQRALAEFEQNWGGKYPHIGPSWRNNWTRLTVFFDYPPEIRKIIYTTNAIESLNASLQKVLKPKKAFPNDEAILKVLYLTLHRIAEKWTMPVHDWKAALNQLLIVFGEDRVKV; encoded by the coding sequence ATGAAGCCAGAAAAACCTGTCAGCACCCATACCACACTTGATGAATTATTAGACCGTTGCAAATCAACCGAAGACTTCCAGGCACTAACCAAAGTGTTGTTCAAGCAGGTCGCGGAGCGGGCGCTGAAGGCCGAAATGGAACAGCATCTGGGTTATGACAAACACGCCGTCAAAGGTCGCAACTCCGGTAATTCACGTAACGGCCGATCGACCAAGCAAGTGCAAACCGAGCATGGCCCACTGGATATCGAAGTCCCACGTGACCGGAATGCCGAGTTTGAACCTCGGTTTATCGGCAAGCATCAACGACGCGTTGGCAGCATAACGGACGCCATCGTGCGACTCTACTCTTACGGCATGAGTCAGCGTGACATTCACGACTACCTGCAAGAAACCTACGGCAACGCGGTGTCACCGGCGCTGATAAGCCAGGTGACCGAACAGGTTATGGATGAAGTACAACAATGGCAGAAGCGACCACTCGATTCGACTTATGCGATTGTCTATCTCGATGCCTTGGTGACGAAGTCGCGGCAGGATGGCATGGTCGGCAATCGCTCCGTGTATGTAGCGCTGGGCATCAACATGCGCGGTGAGAAAGAGATTTTAGGGTTATGGTTGGCCAGCAGTGAAGGCGCCAAGTTCTGGTTAAGCGTTATCAATGAACTGAAAAATCGCGGCGTCAATGACGTATTGATTGCTTGTGTCGATGGCCTTAAAGGCTTCTCGGAAGCGATTAATGCGGTCTACCCGCAGACCCATGTGCAGCAATGCATCGTCCATCAAGTGCGTCACTCGCTGCACTTCGTCCCTTGGAAAGAGCGTAAGGCCGTGGCGGCCGATTTACGGTTGATTTATCGAGCGGCAACGGAAAGCGAAGCACAGCGGGCGCTGGCTGAATTTGAACAGAACTGGGGCGGGAAGTATCCGCATATTGGGCCGAGCTGGCGTAACAACTGGACACGGTTGACGGTGTTCTTTGATTATCCGCCGGAAATACGGAAAATCATCTACACGACCAACGCGATTGAATCACTCAACGCCAGCTTGCAGAAAGTGTTGAAGCCCAAGAAAGCCTTCCCGAATGACGAGGCAATCTTGAAGGTGTTGTACTTAACCTTGCATCGGATCGCGGAAAAGTGGACGATGCCGGTACACGATTGGAAAGCCGCACTGAATCAGTTGTTGATCGTGTTCGGCGAAGACCGCGTGAAGGTGTAA
- the ubiT gene encoding ubiquinone anaerobic biosynthesis accessory factor UbiT, with product MSAMLIPQSLLPWLSRLGVATPPVLVAPLMEWMLNQWFHGALREGELALLQGKWLAIVCDELPYALRISRRHNQFIVSIQRGTIDASIHGKLEHFAQLINRQIDPDTLFFQRKLLMQGDTELALSVKNFLDRVDLSHAPWWWQKLSNLPHTAKVFSMPAAPNQ from the coding sequence ATGAGTGCGATGCTTATACCCCAATCACTACTGCCATGGCTGAGCCGATTAGGTGTCGCCACGCCGCCGGTGCTGGTGGCGCCGCTTATGGAGTGGATGCTGAATCAATGGTTTCATGGCGCGTTGCGCGAAGGGGAATTGGCGTTGCTGCAAGGGAAGTGGCTGGCGATTGTTTGTGATGAGTTGCCGTATGCGTTGCGCATTAGCCGTCGGCATAACCAGTTTATCGTCAGCATTCAACGCGGGACGATTGATGCCAGCATTCACGGCAAGTTGGAGCACTTCGCGCAATTGATCAATCGGCAAATTGATCCGGACACTTTGTTCTTTCAGCGCAAGCTGCTGATGCAGGGCGATACCGAGTTGGCGCTGTCGGTAAAAAACTTTCTGGATCGGGTGGATTTGAGTCACGCGCCGTGGTGGTGGCAGAAGCTGTCGAATCTTCCTCACACCGCCAAGGTGTTTTCCATGCCGGCAGCGCCAAACCAATAA
- a CDS encoding thiamine pyrophosphate-dependent enzyme: MLAHNIRRNFGDPYLGKSPTLGDALVSIIRHFGGQRVFGVGGDFAAGLIAALDPHLQVLPASNEMHAGFAACADAEIGGIGFCLTTYTVGSLPCVSAAALAKTESLPVIFISGAPGESEVHQHAIHHTVHPSNAWRVEYDAALRAFAGLGIRAERLQGARHPSQPNIAGYQFYQLVKHAWLHREPVFIEIPRDLVQQNTQALALPILPELRETQELVFDGVKDIANVIADKISKAKAPLVYIGEQLKLNRALQHRLLAFCEQYHIPYATSWFAKGLFDDFSPLCLGSYNGVFTDASARQYIDNEVDYVLDIGSSIFEQDTGQAFQTCTHRIATMENKTVVKSTLPHEQDLRVLIDTLMQQDLLVKPYAYPVTSNKQPVDDSQPMDFNVLADTLNALQQHDNHAYVYVPEVGNSYFASFSLKTRRSALGRSWLANPWYAAMGTSLPYARVACEHINKRGLNDRVVVITGDGGFHFQLNELIHFQKEKLPVTIVYMRNNVFDLGRCGEGPIYHCSDTGFDVHALIKAYGGQSKRCTTVAEFKQDFSLAVSQAEGITLLEIPCTPTADRQCREVSLLNLYIRSRNGFADAIEQWQAICGSKP, translated from the coding sequence ATGCTCGCCCACAATATCCGAAGAAACTTTGGCGACCCTTACCTCGGCAAATCGCCGACACTCGGCGATGCCTTGGTCTCCATCATTCGCCATTTCGGCGGCCAGCGGGTATTTGGTGTTGGGGGTGACTTTGCTGCCGGGTTAATCGCCGCGCTCGACCCGCACCTGCAGGTGTTACCGGCCAGCAATGAAATGCATGCCGGTTTTGCGGCCTGTGCCGATGCCGAAATTGGTGGTATTGGGTTTTGCTTAACCACTTACACGGTTGGTAGTCTGCCATGCGTCAGTGCTGCGGCGCTGGCGAAAACCGAAAGCCTGCCGGTGATCTTTATTTCTGGTGCCCCCGGCGAATCGGAAGTGCATCAACACGCCATTCATCATACCGTACATCCAAGCAACGCCTGGCGTGTCGAATACGATGCCGCGTTACGCGCCTTTGCCGGTCTCGGTATTCGAGCCGAACGCCTGCAAGGTGCACGTCATCCGTCGCAACCGAACATTGCCGGTTATCAGTTTTATCAGTTGGTTAAACACGCCTGGCTGCATCGCGAACCGGTGTTCATCGAAATACCCCGTGATTTGGTGCAACAAAATACCCAGGCTTTGGCCTTACCCATCCTGCCGGAATTACGGGAAACACAGGAGCTGGTTTTCGACGGCGTCAAAGATATCGCCAACGTTATTGCCGACAAAATCAGTAAAGCCAAGGCGCCCTTGGTGTATATCGGTGAACAACTCAAATTGAATCGGGCTTTGCAGCACCGCTTGCTGGCCTTTTGCGAGCAATACCATATCCCCTACGCGACTAGCTGGTTTGCCAAGGGCTTGTTCGACGATTTTTCTCCACTTTGTCTCGGTAGTTATAACGGCGTATTCACGGATGCTTCCGCTCGCCAGTACATCGACAACGAAGTGGACTACGTGCTCGATATCGGTAGCAGCATTTTCGAGCAAGACACAGGCCAGGCATTCCAGACCTGCACCCATCGCATCGCTACGATGGAGAACAAAACCGTCGTGAAAAGCACACTGCCGCACGAACAGGATTTACGCGTGCTCATCGACACGCTGATGCAACAGGACTTGCTGGTCAAGCCTTACGCTTATCCTGTTACCAGCAACAAGCAGCCGGTCGATGACAGTCAGCCAATGGATTTCAATGTGTTGGCCGATACACTGAATGCACTACAACAGCACGACAACCATGCCTATGTGTACGTGCCAGAAGTAGGCAACTCCTATTTCGCCAGTTTCAGCCTGAAAACTCGGCGCAGCGCGCTCGGCCGCAGCTGGCTCGCCAACCCCTGGTATGCGGCGATGGGCACCAGCCTGCCCTATGCCCGCGTTGCCTGCGAACACATCAACAAGCGCGGACTGAATGACCGGGTGGTGGTCATCACCGGCGATGGCGGTTTTCATTTTCAACTGAATGAACTGATTCATTTCCAGAAAGAAAAATTGCCGGTCACGATTGTTTATATGCGCAACAATGTTTTTGATCTCGGCCGTTGCGGCGAAGGCCCCATTTATCACTGCTCGGATACTGGCTTTGATGTCCATGCACTGATCAAAGCTTATGGCGGGCAAAGCAAACGCTGCACAACAGTAGCGGAGTTCAAGCAAGACTTTTCGCTAGCGGTCAGCCAGGCAGAAGGCATCACACTGCTGGAAATACCATGCACACCAACAGCAGATCGGCAATGCCGTGAAGTATCGTTGCTGAACCTGTATATCCGCAGCCGCAATGGTTTTGCCGATGCCATCGAACAATGGCAGGCGATTTGCGGCAGCAAGCCATAA
- the ubiU gene encoding ubiquinone anaerobic biosynthesis protein UbiU: MELVCPAGNLQALKLAIENGADAIYTGFRDDTNARHFAGLNFSDAEYEQAIRLVRTRQRKLFLAINTFAQAGQWPRWQRAVDRAAELGVDALIVADLAVLDYAANRYPQLPLHLSVQASATTQEALRFYQRSFAIRRAVLPRVLSLQQLAAVSKEAPCEIEVFGFGSLCIMAEGRCQLSSYLTGESPNTCGACSPARFVRWEEKNRMLESRLNGVLIDRFAEQENAGYPTLCKGRFIVDGKRTHALEEPVSLNTLELLPELIHNGIRAIKIEGRQRSPSYVAQVTKVWRAAIDAATHAPENFSSRPDWQQALAQLSEGKQTTFGAYQRAWQ; the protein is encoded by the coding sequence ATGGAATTAGTCTGCCCAGCCGGCAACCTGCAAGCCCTGAAACTCGCCATCGAAAACGGTGCCGACGCCATCTACACCGGCTTTCGCGACGACACCAACGCCCGTCATTTTGCCGGTCTGAATTTTTCCGACGCCGAATACGAACAAGCCATTCGCTTGGTGCGCACACGTCAGCGCAAACTGTTCCTGGCCATCAACACCTTTGCCCAAGCCGGGCAATGGCCGCGTTGGCAACGCGCCGTCGACCGAGCGGCTGAGCTCGGCGTGGATGCCTTGATCGTCGCCGATTTGGCCGTACTCGATTACGCCGCCAATCGTTACCCGCAACTGCCACTGCACTTATCGGTGCAAGCCTCGGCCACCACCCAGGAAGCGCTGCGCTTTTATCAACGTAGTTTTGCGATTCGTCGCGCCGTGCTGCCGCGCGTACTGTCTTTGCAACAACTCGCCGCCGTCAGCAAAGAAGCGCCCTGCGAAATCGAAGTGTTCGGCTTTGGCTCGCTGTGCATCATGGCCGAGGGCCGCTGCCAACTTTCCTCCTACCTTACAGGCGAATCCCCGAACACCTGCGGTGCCTGCTCACCCGCCCGCTTCGTGCGCTGGGAAGAAAAAAACCGGATGCTGGAATCACGTCTGAATGGCGTATTGATTGACCGTTTTGCTGAACAGGAAAACGCCGGTTACCCAACGCTGTGCAAAGGCCGCTTTATCGTTGACGGTAAACGTACCCATGCACTGGAGGAACCGGTTAGCTTGAACACGCTGGAGTTATTGCCGGAGCTGATACACAACGGTATTCGCGCCATCAAGATTGAAGGCCGTCAGCGCAGCCCATCCTATGTGGCGCAAGTCACCAAGGTTTGGCGGGCAGCGATCGACGCGGCAACCCATGCACCAGAAAACTTTTCAAGCCGGCCAGATTGGCAGCAAGCGCTCGCGCAACTTTCCGAAGGTAAACAAACGACGTTCGGTGCCTATCAACGCGCCTGGCAATAG